A single Marinitoga aeolica DNA region contains:
- the cysK gene encoding cysteine synthase A codes for MFDRGIGGTPIITLSKIVKPNKIFVKLEKNNITGSVKDRAAYFMLRKAEIEGKLGKDNNIIVEPTSGNTGIALAAIGKYRGYRVILTMPESMSIERRKILEKYGAELILTPADKGMKGSIEKALEIVNEKNAYMPNQFENPANVLAHELTTGPEILKQMDYNLDIFVAGVGTGGTITGTGKVLKRFFRDKIKIIAVEPENSAVISGKQPGKHRIQGIGAGFIPKNLDVSILDEVITIKDEEAFEMQDILAKKEGLFVGISAAANILAAKKLAEKYPDKKIVTVAPDFGDKYLSLL; via the coding sequence ATGTTTGATAGAGGAATTGGTGGTACACCTATAATAACACTCTCAAAAATTGTAAAACCTAATAAAATATTTGTAAAGCTTGAAAAAAATAATATAACAGGTAGTGTAAAAGATAGAGCAGCATATTTTATGCTTAGAAAAGCAGAAATAGAAGGAAAATTAGGTAAAGATAATAATATTATAGTAGAACCTACAAGTGGAAATACAGGTATAGCTTTGGCAGCAATTGGAAAGTACAGAGGTTATAGAGTTATATTAACTATGCCAGAAAGTATGAGTATAGAAAGAAGAAAGATATTAGAAAAGTATGGGGCAGAATTAATATTAACTCCAGCTGATAAAGGAATGAAAGGTTCCATAGAAAAGGCTTTAGAAATAGTAAATGAGAAAAATGCATATATGCCAAATCAATTTGAAAATCCAGCAAATGTTTTAGCACATGAATTAACAACAGGACCAGAAATATTAAAACAAATGGATTATAATTTAGATATTTTTGTAGCTGGTGTTGGAACCGGTGGAACAATAACTGGGACAGGAAAAGTATTAAAAAGATTTTTTAGAGATAAAATAAAAATAATAGCAGTTGAACCTGAAAATTCAGCAGTTATATCGGGGAAACAGCCTGGAAAACACAGAATTCAAGGGATAGGAGCAGGATTTATTCCGAAAAATTTAGATGTTTCTATTTTAGATGAGGTAATTACAATAAAAGATGAAGAAGCATTTGAAATGCAGGATATTTTAGCAAAAAAAGAAGGATTATTTGTTGGAATATCAGCTGCTGCAAATATATTAGCAGCAAAAAAATTAGCAGAAAAATATCCTGATAAAAAGATAGTTACTGTGGCACCAGATTTTGGAGATAAATATTTGAGTTTATTATAA